In Oncorhynchus masou masou isolate Uvic2021 chromosome 11, UVic_Omas_1.1, whole genome shotgun sequence, the genomic stretch TTCCCCATTTTACTAACTTGAGTGTTAGGAAATCAAGTTTTTAAACATCCTAACCACCACCCTCAACACACAATTGCTCTTTTCGTAGGTTAATGATGAACTTGTACTTGAAGCTGCGGTGTGACCTGCCCCCAAAGAGGTCAGTTCTTTAATAATAGGGAATGCTGATACGCATGTACATTATGTTGAGAATGTAGAGCTTGCATGTAGCATATGTGGTAGTCATTGAACACTTGATAATGCTTTATGAGTACTTTATAATAGTTCAATGTAGTCTGTCAGTGTGATTGTTCTTGCATTTTCTGATTGGGCTGCAACCTAGGTCGCTATCTGTCAATTAAGCAATCTATTCTCTCTTACAGCGCTGCTATTAATGTTTCCATTACAATACCGGTCCCCAAGGGCTCGCTTAGGTGCGGAGAAACTAATTTCTCTATCTCATGTTCCTTCCATCCTTCTCTCGGTCTCTCACCATGTGTACCCTCTCAGTACATAACAACCTtcccctcctcgctctctccatctcttctcacCCCTGTTGTTTTCCAGTTTCTCTCAGGAGTTGAGCAGTCCAGACCAGAGTGCTGAACTGAAGCCAAAAAACAAGGCTGTCCACTGGGAGATCCCTGGCTTCCCTGGGGGGCGCCCAGCTCTCCGCCCTATTCAAGGTGACTAAACACTATCAGCATAATAGCAGATAGCAGGTCTGGTAATGTGAGGGTAAAACAGGTCAGTTTCGGTGATGCCGATGTCAGGAAATCAGGAATGTCTTATCATTGAGGAAGAATCACATCTCTGCACACTTGTTTGCTACAGATCAGATAGATTGTAGATCAGATTGTTATATATAGACCAGGTTCTCAAAATCCATGAGCCATTTGCAGGTCACATAGAGGAATGAGGCATCTGCAGACAGCATTATATGAATAAACATATTTCAGTGAAAACTTAGCAAGTACAAAATAATCCTGTAGTTCAAGGTACACTATTTGACCCTTATAGACATGTAATAGATAGACAACTATGCATAGCATTGACCAACATGCTGtccacttcctctctccctgtacatTCAGCTGGAGGTCCCTGGCCTTAGCTCTGCCTCATTACAGGAAGTAGGACCGGTCAGTCTGAGCTTTGAGCTATCGAAGTACACCTGACCAGGACTGCAAATGAGATTCCTCTGCCCGTCCCCTTCAGACTCGTGTCCCATCCGTATCTGATGCGGACATGCAGTGCACACAGACAAACCATTGATCACTCAGAATCTGGTCTACTCTCAATATGGATGTGAACCCTGATCTTGACTGCCTGATAAAGTCAAGAGACTTTTGTTTGACATGTTATTTCTGTGTATTGGAGTGACCCAATAGAAATGCATCTACTACACCAAAAAAGCTACACCTACATTATATTATGTCATATGGGAAACTATTCAGGAAAATCTATGAATGTGCATAGAAACTTTCAGCACCCTTCctgttttttacatttattttatttaacctttatttaaccaggtaggccagttgagaacaagttcttatttacaactgcgacctggccaggataaagcaaagcagtggaacacaaacaacaacacagagttacacatggaataaacaaacatacagtcaataatacaatagaaaacgtctatatacagtgtgtgcaaatgaggtaggataacggaggtaaggcaataaataggccatagtggcaaaataattacaatatagcaattaaacactggagtgatagatgtgcagaagatgagtgtgcaagtagagatgctggggtgcaaaggagcaatttaaaaaaaatcaattaaataaataacagtatggggatggggtagttggatgggctacgtacaggtgcagtgatctgtgagctgtgagctgctctgacagatggtgcttaaagttagtgagtgagatatgagtctccagcttcagtgatttttgcagttcgttccagtcattggcagcagagaactggaaggaaacgcggccaaaggaggaattggctttgggggtgatcagtgaaatatacctgctggagcgcatactacaagtgggtgctgctatggtgaccagtgagcttggtgggctttacctagcaaagacttatagatgacctggagccagtgggtttggcaatggATATGAattgagggccagccaacgagagcatacaggtggcagtggtgggtagtatatggggctatggtgacaaaacggatggcactgtgatagactgcatgcaattttctgagtagagtgttggaggctattttgtaaatgacatcccggaagtcaaggattggtaggatagtcagttttacaggggtatgtttggcagcatgagtgaaggatgctttgttgtgaaataggaagccaattcaagatttaattttggattggagatgcttactgtgagtctggaaggagagtttacagtctaaccagacacctaggcatttgtagttgtccacatattctaagtcagaaccgtccagagtagtgacaggcaggcaggtgtgggcagctatcggttgaagagcatgcatttagttttacttgcatttaagagcagttggaggccacggaaggagagttgtatggcattgaagctcgtctggaggttagttaacacagtgtccaaagaagggccagaagtatatgtaacagtataattttaaaccgtcccctcgcccatacccgggcgtgaaccagggaccctctgcacacatcaacaacagtcaccctcgaagcgtcattacccatcgctccacaaaagccgcggccctcgcagagcaaggggaactactacttcaaggtctcagagcaagtgacgtcaccaattgaaacgctatttagcgcgcaccgctaactaagctagccgtttcacatccgttacatataccgaatggtgttgtctgcgtagaggtggatcagggaatcaccagcagcaagagcaacatcgcTGTTGTATACAGAGAAAAAAGTCGGCCCGAAGATTGAACCCTctggcatccccatagagactgccagatgtccggacaacaggccctccgatttgacacactctgtctgagaagtaattggtgaaccaagCGATACAGTCACttgagaaaccaaggttgttgagtctgccgataagaatgtggtgattgacagactggaaagccttggccaggtcgatgaatacagctgcacagtattgtctcttattgatggcggttatgatatcatttaggaccgtgagtgtggctgaagtgcacccatgaccagctcggaaaccagattgcatagcagagaaggtacagtgggattcgaaatggtctgtgatctgtttgttaacttggctttcgaagaccttagaaaggtagggtaggatagatataggtctgtagcagtttgggtctagagtgtctcccctttgaagagggggatgaccgcggcagcattccaatctttggggatctcagacgatacgaaagagaggttgaataggctagtaataggggttgcaacaatttgggcggataattttagaaagagagggtccagattgtctatcccggctgatttgtaggggtccagattttgcagctctttcagaacatcaactaTCTGGATTTGGGCGAAGGAAAAATGGGGGCGGcatgggcaagttgctgtggggggtgcagggctcttGACCGGGATACGGGTaggcaggtggaaagcatggccagccgtagaaaaattcttattgaaattctcagtaatcgtggatttatcggtggtgacagtgttttctagcctcagtgcagtgggcagctgggaggcggtgctcttattctccatggactttagtgtcccagaactttttggagtgtgtgctacaggatgcaaatttctgtttgaaaaactagcctttgctttcttaactgcctgtgtatattagttcctaacttccctgaaagttgcatattgcgggggaTATTCGATGCTgatgcagtatgccacaggatgtttttgtactggtcaagggcagtcaggtctggagtgaaccaagggctatatctgttcctggttctacattttttgaatagggaatgcttatttaagatggtgaggaaagcacttttaaagaataaccaggcatcctctactgacggaatgaggttgatatccttccaggataccctggccaggtcgattagaaaggcctgctcgctgaagtgttttagggagcatttgacagtgatgaggggtggtcatttgaccgcagacccattacggacgcaggcaatgaggcaatgatcgctgagatcctggttgaagacagcagaggtgtatttggagggcaggttggttaggatgatatctatgagggtgcccgtgtttacggttttggggttgtacctggtaggttcattgataatttgtgtgagattgagggcatcaagtttagaatGTAGGATGTAATAGTTGTCATCTACATCTAACTTATTTCCAGAATGTTCATATATAAAATTGTAGAACAGACATGTTTCACTATATTGTAAAAAAAGATTAAAAAAAAGGAGCTCTGTTCTACACATTGCAATTCTGTTTGCAATGCTCTGAACGTTGCATCCCAAAAAGCACTACCATTTGGGCGTAGCGCCTTCTGATAGTGCGTGGGTATTGCGCAATGCTACAGTACTCTTCCCCAAAAGCGCATCTTTATGGCTGCACGGATCGGATGAGTTCCTGCTTTTGCGGAAGCGAAATTGCTAGCGCTAGAGAGCAAATAAGCTTGCAACGGTGGAAGAAAAGACACCATAAAattaagttaaaaaaaataagaaaggTACATCCATCTACCGAAAGCCCGTCGAGGAGATGGGGGATAAGGCCGGCACCAGGTAAGGATTAATTCCCCCGCAATCTCGTATTTGCTGGTGCCTTGTGTGGAGGCGAGGGTACAGCGAGCTAGTTACACTAGCATTTGAGCTAACTAGCGAGACATTGGACTACTCAGCCTTCTCCACATGCATCAACATCATATTGGTATTTACTAAGCCAAGAAGAGGACCTAGCTGTTTAATGAAACATTGGAGAGTAGCTAGATTATTAAGACAAAACTCCTATACTCGTAACATTTCGTTGACCGTGCTTTTATTACAGTATACAAAACAGAAACAGGTGTGTTCTCTAGCTAGTTAGCAGCGGTAACTAGCTAGAATTGTTCGCGCGGGAGACGTCGCTTTCCTCTTGAATGCCTTGTACATACTAATGGCGATATCATCTTTGTAGTTTTAACAAACATGTTCTAACAGCTAGCTGCAGGGTGGGGTCAGCCTTGATGGCCAGCGTGGTGTTTGGGTTAAGTTCTCTCACACCAACAACAAGCTAGCTCAAAATGAATAAATGAGCTGACCATATGATTGATAGCTATGCTGTTTTGAGTAAACGAGCGTATAATTAGCCGTCGTTTCTCTTGCTTGACACAAGTGTTGAATGTTGATGATTATTTGGCCCTCATCAGTGACGTGTATTTGACGTAGGTTTTACGCATAATCGCCCACATTGTTATTTTATAAATATCCTGCATGGAAATGtaaacaaacaagcacacacgTCTGTCCAGCTATTGATATCATGTGCCATACACGTGATGGTTACTGTATATAGCATGATGTTGTAAAGCCGCTGCTGTGCACTGTCCATATCAGGCCAGGGCAATTTACCATGCAACTATTCATACACTTGCCTGCCTGACACATTTGATCACTTCAAAGTATTTTGCTCTTGGTAATCAGCTGCTTGCATCTGCCTCAGTATGTACAGTCTGACTCTGAGCATCTGTACTTCCCCACTAGGTTATTTTGGATCAGTGTCTTCTGCAAGTGACTAAATAATGTGGAATAGAGTTGGTGGTTGTGCAGCATGATTCACTACTGACATTAATTGATTTGATGTTGAAATTCCCTGGTTATTCTGCTGTGGGCAGAGTCCCTTTATTCACAATAGTTTGAAATAAATGGTCAGGTTGTGTTTAGGGTCAAGGTCCTGTGGTTGAGTAAGTCCAGGTTAGTAGATGATttttgtgttgtggtctctgaaGCGTCAGCAGCACTGGCAAAGGTAGTGGGCCTGTGGCGTGTTTGAGGGGTCGGGTTTGGCTGATATCTGGTGGTTAGTTATGAAATATACCACTGGCTCGTAAATGAAGAGACGGCAGAGCTCTAGGCCAAGGAGATCCAAACTGAGTGTTTGCAGAGAAGACACATTCACCCTGGACCTGTGCTAAGGGGATATGCACCATGTAGTCTCAGAAACCCAGAccctagcttgctagctactattTGTATCCGGGGGATGTGGGCAATGAGCGGATAAGGCAGTGAAGTACACTGAATAAACCTATAAACGCAACATTTAAAGTCTTtgacccatgtttcatgagctgaaataaaagatccctgaaatttTCCAAATGCACAAAATACTTATTTCTTTCAAATTCTGTGCCcaaatttgttaacatccctgttagtgagcatttctcctttgccaagataatctgtccacttgacaggtgtggcaaatcaaggagctgattaaatagcatgaacattaaacaggtgtaccttgtgctggggacaatataaggctactctaaaatgtgcagttttgtcacacagatgtctcaagttttgagggagtgtgcaattagcatgctaactacaggaatgtccaccatagctgttgccagataattgaatgtgcatttctctactataagccgcctccaacgtcattttagagaatttggcagtgcagaccgcgtgtatggcgtcgtgtgggcgagcaatttgctgatgtcaaccagtgcttcatttgtaaatcggGAAGTGCCGGAAACAAAAAGTGAGCACACGATgggggtgacctggggagctCTGAGGTACCGGAACGCATGAGGGGAGGCGGGGTTGAGGAATTAACGAAGAGGCAACTCGATTGAACTTAGATtgcatttattttaatttttacatTGCAAAAAGTGACAATTATTTTTAATTCCACGAGAAGTACCGGATCCGGCCAAATATGTTCTGTAACGAAACAGTCCAAAACAGAGAGGTGCCGGATCCTGTTCCGGCAAGATATGGCTCAAATTAATCACTGATGTCAAAAtgatgaacagagtgccccatggtggggttatggtgtgggcaggcataagctaccgacaacaaacacaattgcattttaccgttggcaatttgaatacacagatATACCCCTGAGGCCCACTGAGGCCATTTTTTTAGGTGTCTGTGAACAACAtatgcatatctatattcccagtcatgtaaaatccattgatttagggcctaatgaatttatttcaattcattgatttcctcatatgaactgtaactctgtaaaatctctgacatttttgcatgttgtttatatttttgttcagtaaagttCCACTATTTCAAACTGACATTTTATCGTACAGATATATAAGCCAGAACATCAAGCACATTGTGGGAGGCAAACTTGCTGTCTATATAGAGAATGCACCATGCTCTGTGTCCACTACACACTCACTAAGGTTAAATAATATACAAGTCAAACTTAAGCACACTAGAAGCATAGGGTAAAATGTTCTCCATCACTGGTCGGAAAGAGTGGAACATTCACGTCCCCTAGTCCGCTAGTCTTGCTCAGAAATAGACTAGTCAGTGGTCCCCCTTCATTCCCATATTGTCAATGAGTTGTGACTTGTTGACTTGTCCTTATCAGACAGTGGCAGTAACTGGAAGGTTCGATGCAAAGATATTCTATCTAGATATTTTCATTTATGACAGAGACAATAGTTGTTCAATGCTCGCCAGTTAATATCCGCTTTCctcttacacacacactgtgttacaACCAGAATTTACTGGTTAGAGCACTTTGTGGATCACCTTGACCAGGTGGACCCAGTCGGTAGGTGTAGGACTGGTCAGTTGTTTGTGGTCAGTTGTTTGTGGTCAGTTGTTATATTGAAGTGTCAAACGCATTTACTTACTTTTATGCAGGCTCTATTTTAATCAACATACCTTTATTCATGTAGTTTACTCATCTCTGTTTCCTTATGACAGCGTGAAGTAGTATCACAACCTTTCCAGTAGATGGAAAGGTGTAGGACTGTTCAAAGCATTGAAAAACAAATCCGGATTCTGTTATCTTGATGTTGTGGTATATGGATCAGAATGAAAAACCTCAACAGCCAGATTGATCTGATCCTGGATAGCAAAAAAGAGGATTAGAGTCCGGATCATTCTGATCCAGATAAAGAGTTTAGAAAAACTGGGCCCAGAGGTGTAAAAATCACACCCCGTACTTTATAGGggcctcaaactcaactctggacctcaaagccagttccactgctttgtttcattgttcccctttaatcagggactgatttatacCCGGGACACCAGTTGGGTGCAATTagttatcaggtagaacagacccagcaggctccggacctcgtaggtTAAGAGTTGAAAACCCCCTGTTATGAACTAGATCTTCCTGCTTGATAATCTCTTTCTCGCTTTCTATCTTCCTTATCCTTTCCCAGAGTCTTTAAGAAGTCAAGCCCCAACTGCAAGGTAAAGGACACGAGTATTGCATTTTTAGTTGTATCCTTTGATGCTTGACTTTGTTATTCATTGTGATATATTTGTCTAAGTACCTCTACTTCCCTCCTGTCTGCAGGTCACAGTATACCTGGGAAAGAGAGACTTTGTGGATCACCTTGACCAGGTGGACCCAGTCGGTAGGTGTAGGACTGGTCAATGAATTTACTGGTtcgagcagtggttcccaaactggggGCGCGCCCCCCTAGTCGGGGTCACGAGGGGTCGGCAATGGGGGAGCGAGGAATCAGATGATCACTCCTAAAATGGCCAAATTCTTGTTTGTAAATAGTGTTTCAAACAATAAATATTGTCTCAGCAAAACTTCACCTCTTTACATTTTCCTTTCTTACAGATGGTGTGATCCTAGTGGACCCTGATTATCTGAAAGACAGGAAAGGTATGGCGTCTTCCTCGTTCTCTACACTGTATTGTCTCCTCAATTGTTTGACATTTGATATCACCCTCTCCAAATCCTCCCCCCCAGTGTTTGTGACCCTGACGTGTGCGTTCCGCTACGGCCGTGAGGACCTGGATGTGCTGGGCCTGTCTTTCCGGAAAGATCTGTACATCTCCACCTTCCAGGCCTTCCCCCCCATCGCAGAGGAACGCAAAGCCAACAGCCGCCTGCAGGAGAGACTCCTGAAGAAACTGGGCCAGCAGGCACACCCCTTCTACTTCACTGTGAGTCAAGAAGACACCCACAcgcaccagacctgggttcaaatactatttagggCAGGGATGGACAATGTTGATAGGGGTGGGGGCCACATACactttgccatagggtggaggcTATACactttgccatagggtggaggcaaatgtttgcagtttttaaatGATAACTGATGATCAATGGGCCTCACGCTGGTCAGTAATTTGATCATGCTTACGACatgtttagatagctggccgctagACTAACTTACAAATCCCCCCAAAATGAGTGACTgatgatgcacaaccaaatttcgaaaATTGCACAttgtgtattctattattctaactatcaatgtttttattattatttatttttaaagtaTTTTATTTTGAATTGGTCTGCGACCTGCCTGCAGCCAGTTGCTCATCCATGATTTAGGGTATTTAAATAGTGTTGAATATtggaatgtatttggaaatacactTGGAAAGTATTTTAAAATACACTCACATGCATTTAATCTAGGTATTTGAAAATAGTATTCGAAATGggtatttgaaaatactttcaaatagTAGGCTGTTTATAGCAGAGTATTTGAAAATACTTCGAATAGAAGTAGTTGTTTCTAGCCacattatttgaaaatactcaaatacacagaaaaaagtatttaaatgATCAAATACACGTGTATATGAACCCAGGtctgcctgacacacacacacatatactttgAGCCTGTAAAATAATTCCAACAATATGGCAACTGTGTCTGTCTCAGATTCCCCAGAACCTGCCGTGCTCAGTCACCTTACAGCCAGGACCAGAGGACACAGGGAAGGTACAGAAGCTTCAGCATCACTTTATGCAATAGTACACATTATAATATATGACTCCTATCTAAACATAGGAATTTTCATGCCTGTAGAGTCAACAATTCAGACCCACATCACACTAATAATGCCTATTCTATAATTGatgtccctgtctctcctcttttcctttCCTCCACCTTTCCCTCTTTAGGCATGTGGGGTTGACTTTGAGATCAGAGCGTTCTGTGCCAAATCGATAGAGGAGAAGATTCATAAACGGTACGAAAGCCAttttactttgtgtgtgtgtgtgtcttctgcaGGAGCTGTTTAGGGTCTGCTGTCCTTGAAAGTGTGTGATATGCATGTCTATTCTGTGTGTTTTTAGTTAGTCAGCAAAGGTGGTGATCTGTAAAGAATAacgggtgtgtgtgttgtgtaggaaCTCTGTGCGGCTGGTGATCCGTAAGGTGCAGTATGCCCCAGAGAAGCCTGGGCCTCAGCCCATGGTGGAGACCACACGGAGCTTCCTCATGTCGGACCGCTCACTACACCTGGAGGCCTCTCTGGATAAAGAGCTCTACTACCATGGAGAACCCATCAGCGTGAATGTTCATGTCACCAACAACTCCACCAAGACTGTCAAAAGACTCAAAATCTCAggtacctgtctacctgtctttaATCAAAGTTTCATCAATCATGTTTTTTTATGACTCTAGGCTCTATTCACTCTTCTCcattcagtttgtgtgtgtgtggttaactctttctatccctcgctctctagTGCGACAGTATGCTGATATCTGTCTGTTCAGTACGGCTCAGTACAAGTGTCCAGTGGCTCAGGTGGAGGCAGAGTGAGTATTTTACCTGACTATTATGCCTACATCTCTTGTTACTTTATTTCTCCTTTGCCTTTCCTTTTATACATGATTCCATTTATCCTTTTCCAGGCTTCCAAGACATCTCTCTTAATAATGTCTAGCTTGTGATCTTATGTTTTCTCATACCTTATTGTCCAGATCTATTGAAATTCCAGTTATGGCCCAGGTGTGCTgataagtgtgtgtgttcctctccccaGTGACCAGGTGTCGTCTAGCTCTACGTTCTGTAAGGTGTACACCCTCACACCCACGCTAGACAAGAACCGAGAGAAGAGAGGCCTTGCCCTGGACGGAAAGCTCAAACACGAGGACACCAACCTGGCCTCCAGCACCATGTATGTTGAcccgcatgtacacacacacctgccctccaGCACTGTGTTGACGATGACCgacgcacactcacacaaacgCTGTAGTCTGGCATCCAGGACCGTGTTAGATAACAAGAACACTCACTAGCCCTCACTATTGCGAGatatcacacaccacacacacactctaacttGGCCACCctacaagtttacatacacatgcTAGGATAGAGGTTGAGCTCGTAAATGCATTGTGATTTATGTTTTGAGCACAGCACCCTAGAAGATGCAAGAACCCATTCCTTACTGAGAACCTTTTTCATCTTTctttcgcgtgtgtgtgtgtgtgtgtttcagtgttaagGATGTGACTAACAAGGAGGTTCTTGGAATCCTGGTGTCCTACAGGGTCAAAGTCAAACTGGTAATATCTCGTGGAGGGTGAGTTCTACAGGAGTCAGTGGTCAATATTAATATGCATGGTGTATGGGGGGGATTATGTGCAGGtcctcacacacccacactcacaaacttttactgcCCAAAGACATGCTGTATTCTACAAACACAGACAAGCACATActcaaaaacacatttacactCTCCTGTCTCATACACACGAACACTCCTGATACTCTGCCACTCCAACGCGTGTATAAACTCTGTAATCACGTCTGCCAGACCCTCCCTAGTCGCCATTGCTTTGTCGTCTCCCCTCTCGGTTGCGGTTGCCTTGGTTTTGAGTTCTCGCCTCATttcatctctcccctcctgtgGCTCGTCTCTCCGCTCCTGTGTTTGTCCGCCCGtctgtgcatctctctctccatccgtgCGTCTGCTCCTGCGTTGGGTCGTGTCAGGCTGCTGAGTGGCGTGTTAGAAAGGTAATATGATATCCCAGCCGCCACCTGCGTGTATGTGGTGATCTTACGCCCTATagccacctgtgtgtgtggtgatctTACGCCCTATagccatctgtgtgtgtggtgatctTACGCCCTATagccatctgtgtgtgtggtgatctTACGCCCTATagccatctgtgtgtgtggtgatctTACGCCCTATagccacctgtgtgtgtggtgatctTACGCCCTATagccatctgtgtgtgtggtgatctTACGCCTCACcgccatctgtgtgtgtggtgatctTACGCCTCACcaccatctgtgtgtgtggtgatctTACGCCTCACcaccatctgtgtgtgtggtgatctTACTCCCCACcgccat encodes the following:
- the LOC135548528 gene encoding arrestin red cell isoform X1 — protein: MGDKAGTRVFKKSSPNCKVTVYLGKRDFVDHLDQVDPVDGVILVDPDYLKDRKVFVTLTCAFRYGREDLDVLGLSFRKDLYISTFQAFPPIAEERKANSRLQERLLKKLGQQAHPFYFTIPQNLPCSVTLQPGPEDTGKACGVDFEIRAFCAKSIEEKIHKRNSVRLVIRKVQYAPEKPGPQPMVETTRSFLMSDRSLHLEASLDKELYYHGEPISVNVHVTNNSTKTVKRLKISVRQYADICLFSTAQYKCPVAQVEADDQVSSSSTFCKVYTLTPTLDKNREKRGLALDGKLKHEDTNLASSTIVKDVTNKEVLGILVSYRVKVKLVISRGGLLSGVLERDVSVELPFVLMHPKPTELPISRPQSAVPDSDPPIDTNLIEFETNSFSQDDDFVFEDFARLRLKGMADDKDDDC
- the LOC135548528 gene encoding arrestin red cell isoform X2, which encodes MGDKAGTRVFKKSSPNCKVTVYLGKRDFVDHLDQVDPVDGVILVDPDYLKDRKVFVTLTCAFRYGREDLDVLGLSFRKDLYISTFQAFPPIAEERKANSRLQERLLKKLGQQAHPFYFTIPQNLPCSVTLQPGPEDTGKACGVDFEIRAFCAKSIEEKIHKRNSVRLVIRKVQYAPEKPGPQPMVETTRSFLMSDRSLHLEASLDKELYYHGEPISVNVHVTNNSTKTVKRLKISVRQYADICLFSTAQYKCPVAQVEADDQVSSSSTFCKVYTLTPTLDKNREKRGLALDGKLKHEDTNLASSTIVKDVTNKEVLGILVSYRVKVKLVISRGGDVSVELPFVLMHPKPTELPISRPQSAVPDSDPPIDTNLIEFETNSFSQDDDFVFEDFARLRLKGMADDKDDDC